The nucleotide window gggaaaaagttggaaataacattcatttattttccgtacggcctatcctcacaaaggtcgcgggagtgcttgagcctatcccagctaactttgagCAGTagctgggggacaccctgaatttgttgatagctaatcgcaggacacaatgaCACGAACAAGCGTTGATGCGCACACTCATTCTTGGGAACAATTTAATGTGTTCAACTATctgaccatgcatgtttttgggatgtgggaggaaactggagtatctggagacaacccacacaagcacgggaagaacatgcaaactccacacagaaaggtcggaTCCCACCGGGGCTTGAACCCTTGATCATAGAACTGTGAGACGGACGTGCTACCAACTtggaaacaagaacaaaaaagctATCTCTTTCGCTCTCATTTATAGTTTCATAACATGTAAAGCCACCCAACTACAATATTTCAAGAAAATTAACTAAGTTGGACTCAGGGCCAAAATAGAACCCCGAGTgttagaaaatatataaaaatattcaacCAAATAACACGAATTTTGCCGTTTTGGCATTAGCATTTTTCTATAGCTGCTAATAATGTGTGTTTACAGGTCCAAGTACTTTCGCAGCACCACCGCTGGGGAACATTATACAATAGAGGTACATTATACTTGAactctctttttttgtctttgctatACATCATCTAATTGTTGTATCTTTTTGTCTTTACCATACATCATCTTACTTTTTCAGTTTGAAAATCTTGTCGAAAGTGATGAGGTAAGTTTCATTATCTAAGTAAGTTACCCAAAAAGTGCATGACCTTTTTGAGATCTTGACAACATAGTTTCCTCTTTTGTTGCAGGAGCAAAGTCCGCAACCTTGCCCAAGGTAAAATACACATAATTTCAAAAGCGCCATTAAAAATGTCCGcggcccttgtgaagataaagtggttcagataaTGAAGGAATGATTCAAATTGTATAATTGTGcatctttttcttgttttaattttagGCCCATCAGTGAGGATGAGCTGAAGAACCTTCGGGAGCATCGATATGCTGACATCTCCAACAAGCAGGTTTTGATAGACCAGAAGCTTCAAGCGGAGGTAATTAGCTTCTTCATATTCTGTTCCTGCTTCAGGTAGTTAGCCCCCTCTTTATTATTGTTTCCCGTTTGAGATCTACTTTTGCTTTTCTTATTATTTGCAGCATTGGTTTTCTTtctgtttgtaattttttttccgggtgttttgcttcattttgttttgtcacTCAGTTAGAGGCACAAGAGGAGAGGTTGAGGCTAGAAGAGGAGGCTAGAAATGCTGCCCAGCGGGAGGCCGCCAGGTTGGCACGTGAACGAAAAGTCAAGGAGGTGAGGCGACATTGAGCGCTCCTCCCTTCTGCCAGTTGACAATACTGCTTTGCTTTAAATGACCAGCATGCAACTCCCCTTTATGCCTACTTTTCATCTTCATTAGTATTTGTCAGTATTCTATTGTGCCAAATCCTCATTTGTCTGATGGCCATTGGTACATGTGCGTATTTGGGAAGTACTGTACATGATTACTCTGTACAGATTGAGTACATCATGGCTTAAAAAGTACAAGAAATACGCAAATTGGGAAAATCTGATTTAGGGTTGTTTTACAGGGGACCTCATTTCTATTTTATTAACGGGATCCTCCAGTCAAGATGGTAAATTTTTCACCAGGAGagttagtttttgttttgttttttcttttgaaaattaaaatggcatttattgtcattgttattTATCAATTTTAGAGCAATCTTTAAACTATAGCTCGTACTTAATACCTACTTTTTATGATATTCTAATGTCCGGGGATTGAAATTGAGCATCAGTGAGTTACTATTACCCTGAATGTCcaatttttccatatttttgtaTCCTTCAAAGTTGCCAGTGGCTATTAAACTCAAAGTGATgtacacaaaatataaaaatacacattttaaccGCTCCTGGTGATACATTTAAAAGAGCAACTTACTGTTGATGTGGAACCAAACCTGTCCCAGCTCTCTGCGCTTGCACTGAATTACATTGGAAACCTCATTTCTTTAATTTAGTTGTTCGATCCATTCTTTTGGGTGTTTCTATACACCGCCACAATGCATCTTGTAGGCAAATTTGCTTGAATGTTCCCAAttctgtccaaaaaaaaaagacaaatcttGCCCAATATAACTTAATCGGAAATGTTGAGAGTCCTTCCACTAACGTCATCAAGCTGCTGTGTCAAATTGTGGAGGCATCCAATAATGTGCTGAAAGCTGTCACCAAAAAGAAACCCTCAAATTACTAAAGAGCTTTTGAAAAGGGTTAACTTTAATGCTGAGATCATTTTTACATGCGGACCTGTAAAATGATAGTTGTCTCTGTATGTGTTAATGTACTGTGGTTGTTTAATTTGATCCGAAAAAGGAGAGATCACTGCCACTGAAATCCAATTGATGCCTCATTCCACCGCTCTTCTGTTTGCACTTCATTTGTTTGGGTTGTTCTGCGATAATAGTACCTGAAGTGAATACATCTATAATTATATGTTATTTAGTATTTCTGATAATCTAACCATTTGTGTGGGTTTATTATTCTGTAGCACTTGGTCCAGAGAACGAGGGGGAAAGCAGATGGGTGCGGCAGTGAATCGCAACTGAGAAAGTGAGTCACATTCACTCATAGGACAACGGGATGATTTCGCAGCTGAGACAGCAGTTTTTTTGCTGCAGGCAATACTTGGTggaattttatcttttttttttcaccatttgtATCACTTGCCAATAAATGTAAAGATATATGTAATAATGAATTTGCTAGTTTTACATGTTTGTGATTGttagaaatatgtttttaactttaattgactgccattgaaagtGAATGTTCATTTACtttcatccagtaaaaaatgaattggacgtccggcgcagtcaatggcactgaaggaCGAGCATTCACAGCAAGTCGTACCATTTTGAATTAATTGGACTTCTCTTGTCATTAGTGAAAGGCCTTGGGTTAAAAGGCATCCATTTTTGGCGCACTAGTGCTGAGTACTTGTGTAACATGTAACGTGTTGGACTTCTCTTCAGTTTCGTGTATTTTCATTCCAaagctgagatttttttttttttttttattgtcatccTGACCTGTTTCAGGCAACCGGGGGATGGTTTCGACCCCTCCCACCAGATTCTTAAAGCCCAGTCAGAGGCTTTCAGAAGCAATAGTGAGTGAAGCGAACCACCGCTCATacctaatttaattaaaaccacGTAACATCCACACTAATAAGTAACTTCAATTGAATTAACCgtacataaaaaatgaattctgTAAATCTTATAATGACTGTGTTTGCAGGACTTCCCTCAGACACAAATGCGGTGACGCCTAACACCGAGTACAGCTGGGACTTCACCACCAAGACGCGCTCCACCAATGATGACGCCACTTCACTGGATCTAGAGTGGGAGGATGAGGAGGGTGAGAGTACAATTCTATCGTTTAGTTTGAGGATCCCAAAATGAAGAATCCCTGAAAAATGAGGTCAAATTTGGTTCAAACCTTGTTTGACTGATTGCGATATTGGGGACTTCATGCTTTTATAAGCGAGTTATTATTTTTGATTATCAAAAAAtagccttttaaaaaaactggTGTCCACGTCGCTAtaaggccacaatattaacatttgttaGAGTACAAGCATGGCCTATATGACCCAAAATTTGGGGTGGATCCTGATTACAATTATAATTATggattttttaaactataaacCATGTTTTTgatctaattgattaatgaaataattaatatatattttacttttttatatacaaacaaaagaaacaaaa belongs to Stigmatopora argus isolate UIUO_Sarg chromosome 9, RoL_Sarg_1.0, whole genome shotgun sequence and includes:
- the ap1ar gene encoding AP-1 complex-associated regulatory protein isoform X2 — encoded protein: MGNCWAFCVGLFRREVNRIQRGGGSKYFRSTTAGEHYTIEFENLVESDEEQSPQPCPRPISEDELKNLREHRYADISNKQVLIDQKLQAEHLVQRTRGKADGCGSESQLRKQPGDGFDPSHQILKAQSEAFRSNRLPSDTNAVTPNTEYSWDFTTKTRSTNDDATSLDLEWEDEEGINRALPAWERSRTEEDILRAALRPGGRQAQSGPTSTSEDSNALEWENDFVSTHPEEDGADPEFEGFVNPVLDTPSEDSSDHGQDR
- the ap1ar gene encoding AP-1 complex-associated regulatory protein isoform X1, translating into MGNCWAFCVGLFRREVNRIQRGGGSKYFRSTTAGEHYTIEFENLVESDEEQSPQPCPRPISEDELKNLREHRYADISNKQVLIDQKLQAELEAQEERLRLEEEARNAAQREAARLARERKVKEHLVQRTRGKADGCGSESQLRKQPGDGFDPSHQILKAQSEAFRSNRLPSDTNAVTPNTEYSWDFTTKTRSTNDDATSLDLEWEDEEGINRALPAWERSRTEEDILRAALRPGGRQAQSGPTSTSEDSNALEWENDFVSTHPEEDGADPEFEGFVNPVLDTPSEDSSDHGQDR